From a region of the Streptomyces sp. B21-083 genome:
- a CDS encoding ABC transporter permease has product MTAEATSPAARAPAGPRRLARQRRRASVFRFWNRYRSHRAGLLGLALLALFALAALTAPLTVGSDVSSVTDAPGQPMESPSGAFPLGTDRFGRDLLGLLVWGTRVSLLIGLLAALLSVVIGALVGITAGHFRGVYASVIMRVTDWFLVMPTLVLAIALATVMSRSLGTVVLAIGVTSWPTTARLVRAQTLAVESRPYIERAKALGGGHWHVMSRHVLPNVMPLVLAQATLIISSSILAEATLAFLGLGDPTVVSWGGLLQEAREAGAVSSGDWWYLVPPGIAIAVVALAFTLCGRAVESVLNPRLGVAR; this is encoded by the coding sequence ATGACCGCCGAAGCGACTTCCCCGGCGGCGCGCGCTCCGGCCGGTCCGCGGCGACTTGCCCGGCAGCGGCGCCGCGCCTCCGTCTTCCGGTTCTGGAATCGGTACCGAAGCCACCGCGCCGGACTTCTGGGCCTGGCGCTGCTCGCCCTCTTCGCGCTGGCCGCGCTGACCGCGCCACTGACGGTCGGTTCGGACGTCTCAAGCGTGACGGACGCGCCAGGACAGCCGATGGAGAGCCCGAGCGGTGCGTTCCCGCTGGGCACCGACCGGTTCGGGCGCGATCTGCTGGGCCTGCTCGTCTGGGGCACGCGGGTCTCCCTGCTCATCGGGCTCCTCGCGGCGCTGCTCTCCGTGGTGATCGGGGCACTGGTCGGGATCACCGCCGGACACTTCCGTGGGGTGTACGCGTCTGTGATCATGCGGGTCACCGACTGGTTCCTGGTGATGCCGACACTCGTGCTCGCCATCGCGCTGGCCACCGTCATGTCCCGCTCGCTGGGCACGGTGGTGCTGGCGATCGGCGTGACGTCCTGGCCGACCACGGCCCGGCTGGTGCGGGCGCAGACGCTGGCGGTGGAGTCGCGGCCGTACATCGAACGCGCGAAGGCGCTCGGCGGTGGGCACTGGCACGTCATGTCCCGGCATGTGCTGCCCAACGTGATGCCGCTGGTGCTGGCACAGGCCACACTGATCATCTCCTCCTCCATCCTCGCCGAGGCGACCCTCGCCTTCCTCGGACTCGGCGATCCGACGGTCGTGTCCTGGGGCGGCCTGCTCCAGGAGGCACGCGAGGCGGGCGCGGTCAGCTCCGGCGACTGGTGGTATCTGGTACCGCCGGGCATCGCGATCGCCGTCGTCGCGCTGGCGTTCACCCTGTGCGGGCGCGCGGTGGAATCCGTTCTCAACCCCAGGCTGGGCGTGGCCCGTTGA
- a CDS encoding ABC transporter ATP-binding protein, whose amino-acid sequence MNLLEVRNLTVTYAGGAAALRGVDLSLPVGQKLGIAGESGCGKSTLALALLRLLPAGTRIGGEILLDGEDILTMRWGQVRAIRWAGASIVFQGAMHSLNAVHRVGDQIAEPILLHRKATPTAARRRVGELLEHVGLPTARASAYPHELSGGQRQRVMIAMALACDPQLIIADEPTTALDVMIQAQILRLIEQLVTEQDLGLIMISHDLAVLADTCDRLAVMYAGRVVEEGPAREVPAGARHPYAAALSAAFPRIGDLTSRFAPRGLPGDPPDPAALPTGCAFHPRCPMALESCSVQDQELRDAGAGRRAACVRVASGTAVPVERHEGEDLRSSAP is encoded by the coding sequence TTGAATCTGCTGGAGGTCCGGAACCTCACTGTCACCTACGCGGGCGGGGCAGCCGCCCTACGCGGTGTGGACCTGTCGCTGCCGGTCGGCCAGAAACTCGGCATCGCGGGCGAGTCGGGCTGCGGCAAGTCGACGTTGGCGCTCGCGCTGCTCAGGCTGCTGCCGGCCGGGACCCGGATCGGCGGGGAGATCCTGCTGGACGGTGAGGACATCCTGACAATGCGGTGGGGACAGGTACGGGCCATCCGCTGGGCAGGAGCGTCGATCGTCTTCCAGGGGGCGATGCACTCGCTCAACGCCGTGCACCGCGTGGGCGACCAGATCGCGGAGCCGATTCTGCTGCACCGCAAGGCGACCCCGACCGCGGCGCGGAGGAGAGTGGGTGAACTGCTGGAGCACGTAGGCCTGCCGACGGCGCGGGCTTCGGCGTATCCACACGAACTCTCCGGCGGCCAGCGCCAGCGGGTCATGATCGCCATGGCTCTGGCCTGCGACCCGCAGCTGATCATCGCCGACGAGCCCACGACAGCCCTGGACGTGATGATCCAGGCACAGATCCTGAGGCTGATCGAGCAGCTCGTCACCGAGCAGGACCTGGGCCTGATCATGATCAGTCACGACCTGGCGGTCCTCGCCGACACCTGCGACCGGCTTGCCGTGATGTACGCGGGCCGGGTGGTCGAGGAGGGGCCGGCCCGGGAGGTACCGGCGGGTGCCCGGCACCCGTACGCGGCGGCCCTCTCGGCGGCGTTCCCCCGCATCGGAGACCTGACATCGCGGTTCGCACCGCGTGGCCTGCCGGGTGATCCACCGGATCCGGCCGCGCTCCCCACCGGCTGCGCCTTCCACCCGCGCTGTCCGATGGCGCTGGAGTCCTGCTCGGTACAGGACCAGGAGCTGCGGGACGCGGGCGCGGGCAGACGGGCGGCGTGCGTGCGGGTGGCGTCGGGCACGGCGGTGCCCGTGGAGAGACACGAGGGGGAAGACCTGAGGAGCAGCGCGCCGTGA
- a CDS encoding ABC transporter ATP-binding protein, with protein MTEDRHAPASTPPDTVPPLLAAEGLHVVFPGRQGAPSARAVDGVDLDIRPGEIIALVGESGCGKTTLARSLLGLVRPTGGRVSFGGKPLEYSSRGLKAYRKRVQLVLQDPTGSLNPRHTVYDAVAEGLRIHRYAGDERAAVAGALSRAGLRPPERFFLSYPHELSGGQRQRVVIAGALVLEPELIVADEPVASLDASVRGEILALLLRLRAELGLSALVVTHDLGLAWNIADRVAVMYLGRIVETGDVEQVLAAPRHPYTQALLSVLPEAPGDPVILTGEPPDPSRVPTGCRFHVRCQILANGEAERAGVADDCRTQDLEVLGGGRGEQVACHWARARVPD; from the coding sequence CTGACGGAGGACCGGCACGCGCCGGCCTCCACTCCGCCGGACACCGTCCCGCCGCTGCTGGCCGCCGAGGGCCTCCACGTCGTTTTCCCCGGCCGGCAGGGTGCTCCGAGCGCCCGTGCTGTCGATGGGGTCGACCTCGACATCCGCCCGGGCGAGATCATCGCGCTGGTCGGTGAGTCCGGCTGCGGCAAGACGACGCTGGCCCGCTCGCTCCTCGGCCTGGTTCGGCCGACCGGGGGCCGCGTCAGCTTCGGCGGGAAGCCGCTGGAGTACTCCTCTCGGGGGCTGAAGGCGTACCGAAAGCGCGTGCAGCTGGTGCTCCAGGATCCGACCGGATCGCTGAACCCGCGGCACACGGTGTACGACGCGGTGGCCGAGGGACTGCGAATCCACAGATACGCCGGAGACGAGCGGGCGGCGGTCGCGGGAGCCCTTTCCCGAGCGGGCCTGCGACCGCCCGAGCGCTTCTTCCTGAGCTACCCGCACGAGCTGTCCGGAGGCCAGCGTCAGCGCGTGGTCATCGCCGGTGCCCTGGTCCTGGAGCCCGAACTCATCGTCGCCGATGAGCCGGTGGCCTCGCTGGACGCCTCCGTGCGCGGCGAGATCCTTGCCCTGCTGCTGCGCCTGCGGGCCGAACTGGGCCTGTCCGCCCTGGTGGTGACCCACGATCTGGGCCTGGCGTGGAACATCGCCGACCGGGTCGCGGTGATGTACCTGGGCCGGATCGTGGAGACGGGGGACGTCGAACAGGTCCTCGCGGCACCTCGGCACCCCTACACCCAGGCCCTGTTGTCGGTCCTCCCGGAGGCACCGGGCGACCCCGTGATTCTCACCGGCGAACCCCCCGACCCCTCACGTGTCCCCACCGGTTGCCGCTTCCATGTCCGCTGCCAGATCCTGGCGAACGGGGAGGCGGAGCGAGCGGGCGTCGCGGACGACTGCCGGACCCAGGATCTGGAGGTGCTGGGCGGCGGCAGAGGGGAACAGGTGGCGTGCCACTGGGCGCGAGCGAGAGTCCCCGACTGA
- a CDS encoding DinB family protein: protein MTRTDTPPAWDERTQLSTFLDYVRDTARAKCEGVSPEDAVKAPLPGSPLMTLCGLINHLRWVEFWWFQAVFLGEELAGPLLEETDDDPDPEMRLAVEFPLAQLLAEYEEQSARYRELIATRDLDELAERPVRDGLHVNLRWVILHLIEETARHNGHIDIVRELIDGVTGD from the coding sequence ATGACCCGAACCGATACGCCTCCCGCGTGGGACGAGCGCACCCAGTTGTCCACCTTCCTCGACTACGTACGTGACACCGCCCGCGCCAAGTGCGAGGGCGTGTCCCCGGAGGACGCCGTCAAGGCGCCGCTGCCGGGATCGCCGTTGATGACCCTGTGCGGGCTGATCAACCATCTGCGGTGGGTGGAGTTCTGGTGGTTCCAGGCGGTGTTCCTGGGCGAAGAGCTCGCGGGCCCGCTCCTGGAGGAAACGGACGACGACCCGGATCCGGAGATGCGGCTGGCCGTGGAGTTCCCGCTCGCTCAGCTCCTCGCCGAGTACGAGGAACAGAGCGCCCGTTACCGGGAGTTGATCGCGACCCGCGACCTCGACGAGTTGGCCGAGCGGCCCGTCCGCGACGGCCTCCACGTGAACCTCCGCTGGGTGATCCTCCACCTCATCGAGGAGACCGCCCGCCACAACGGTCACATCGACATCGTCCGTGAACTGATCGACGGCGTGACGGGCGACTGA
- a CDS encoding ABC transporter ATP-binding protein codes for MAELSKNEEPQDVTPNVSDVEVVEARSGTESVAAIEAPVERGEPILQVRNLVKHFPLTMGVLFKKQVGAVKAVDGISFDLYQGETLGIVGESGCGKSTVAKLLMTLERATAGEVFYKGQDITKLSGRALKAVRRNIQMVFQDPYTSLNPRMTVGDIIGEPFDIHPEVAPKGDRRRKVQELLDVVGLNPEYVNRYPHQFSGGQRQRIGIARGLALNPEIIICDEPVSALDVSVQAQVINLMERLQDEFNLSYIFIAHDLSIVRHISDRVGVMYLGKMAEIGTDEQIYDHPTHPYTQALLSAVPVPDPDAREGRERIILTGDVPSPANPPSGCSFRTRCWKAQDKCAEETPLLAVPERFRGSDSNAAHESACHFAEEKDVVHAA; via the coding sequence ATGGCTGAGCTCAGCAAGAACGAGGAGCCGCAGGACGTAACGCCGAACGTCTCCGACGTCGAGGTGGTGGAAGCCCGCTCCGGAACGGAGTCGGTCGCCGCGATCGAAGCACCCGTCGAGCGGGGCGAACCGATCCTCCAGGTGCGCAACCTGGTGAAGCACTTCCCGCTGACCATGGGCGTCCTGTTCAAGAAGCAGGTCGGCGCCGTCAAGGCGGTCGACGGCATCTCCTTCGACCTGTACCAGGGCGAGACCCTGGGCATCGTGGGAGAGTCCGGCTGCGGCAAGTCCACCGTGGCCAAGCTTCTGATGACCCTGGAGCGGGCGACGGCCGGCGAGGTCTTCTACAAGGGCCAGGACATCACCAAGCTGTCCGGGCGCGCGCTGAAGGCTGTGCGACGCAATATCCAGATGGTCTTCCAGGACCCGTACACCTCGCTCAACCCGCGTATGACGGTCGGCGACATCATCGGGGAGCCCTTCGACATCCACCCCGAGGTGGCCCCCAAGGGCGACCGTCGCCGCAAGGTGCAGGAACTGCTCGACGTCGTCGGCCTCAACCCCGAGTACGTCAACCGGTATCCGCACCAGTTCTCCGGCGGCCAGCGTCAGCGCATCGGTATCGCGCGCGGTCTGGCCCTGAACCCGGAGATCATCATCTGTGACGAGCCGGTGTCGGCGCTCGACGTGTCCGTCCAGGCACAGGTCATCAACCTGATGGAGCGACTGCAGGACGAGTTCAACCTCTCCTACATCTTCATCGCCCACGACCTGTCGATCGTCCGGCACATCTCGGACCGTGTGGGGGTGATGTACCTCGGCAAGATGGCCGAGATCGGCACCGACGAGCAGATCTACGACCACCCGACACACCCCTACACCCAGGCGTTGCTGTCGGCGGTCCCGGTGCCCGACCCGGACGCCCGTGAGGGCCGGGAGCGGATCATCCTGACCGGTGACGTGCCGTCGCCCGCCAACCCGCCGTCCGGCTGCAGCTTCCGGACCCGGTGCTGGAAGGCGCAGGACAAGTGTGCCGAGGAGACGCCGCTGCTGGCGGTCCCCGAGCGCTTCAGGGGCTCGGACTCCAACGCGGCTCACGAGTCGGCGTGCCACTTCGCCGAGGAGAAGGACGTCGTGCACGCGGCCTGA
- a CDS encoding ABC transporter ATP-binding protein, whose translation MTTIEQVAPVPGPRDGEDAPLLEVRDLHVEFATREGVVRAVNGVNYNVHAGETLAVLGESGSGKSVTAQAIMGILDMPPARIPQGEILFQGQDMLKMSDEERRRIRGQGIAMIFQDALSSLNPVLSVGYQLGEMFRVHHGMSKKDAKLKSIELMDRVKIPAAAARVNDYAHQFSGGMRQRIMIAMALALEPDLIIADEPTTALDVTVQAQVMDLLAELQREYNMGLILITHDLGVVADVADKIAVMYAGRIVERAPVHELYKRPAHPYTRGLLDSIPRLDQKGQELYAIKGLPPNLLRVPTGCAFNPRCPRAEDICRTQVPDLLQVTERDGTELAGRGSACHFWTETIHG comes from the coding sequence ATGACCACCATCGAACAAGTAGCTCCGGTACCGGGGCCCCGCGACGGCGAGGACGCCCCCCTGCTCGAAGTGCGTGACCTGCACGTCGAGTTCGCCACCCGTGAGGGAGTCGTACGAGCCGTCAACGGTGTCAACTACAACGTGCACGCGGGCGAGACGCTCGCCGTGCTCGGCGAGTCCGGCTCCGGCAAGTCGGTGACCGCGCAGGCGATCATGGGCATTCTCGACATGCCGCCGGCGCGGATCCCCCAGGGGGAGATCCTCTTCCAGGGCCAGGACATGCTCAAGATGTCCGACGAGGAGCGCCGCCGCATCCGCGGTCAGGGCATCGCCATGATCTTCCAGGACGCGCTCAGCTCGCTCAACCCGGTGCTCAGCGTCGGTTACCAGCTGGGCGAGATGTTCCGCGTCCACCACGGCATGTCCAAGAAGGACGCCAAGCTCAAGTCGATCGAGCTGATGGACCGGGTGAAGATCCCGGCCGCCGCCGCCCGTGTGAACGACTACGCGCACCAGTTCTCCGGGGGCATGCGTCAGCGCATCATGATCGCCATGGCGCTGGCCCTGGAGCCGGATCTGATCATCGCCGACGAGCCCACGACGGCCCTCGACGTGACGGTCCAGGCCCAGGTCATGGACCTGCTCGCCGAGTTGCAGCGCGAGTACAACATGGGCCTCATCCTGATCACCCACGACCTGGGCGTGGTCGCCGACGTCGCGGACAAGATCGCGGTGATGTACGCGGGCCGGATCGTGGAGCGTGCCCCGGTCCACGAGCTGTACAAGCGGCCGGCGCACCCGTACACCCGCGGCCTGCTGGACTCGATCCCGCGCCTGGACCAGAAGGGCCAGGAGCTGTACGCGATCAAGGGCCTGCCGCCCAACCTGCTGCGTGTTCCGACTGGTTGCGCCTTCAACCCGCGCTGTCCCAGGGCCGAGGACATCTGCCGTACGCAGGTCCCGGACCTGCTTCAAGTCACGGAGCGGGACGGCACCGAGCTGGCCGGCCGCGGTTCGGCGTGCCACTTCTGGACGGAGACGATCCATGGCTGA
- a CDS encoding ABC transporter permease produces the protein MPDLTKTDVAAPDDVNAADRAPQPVEAEKARSLWGDAWQDLRRNKVFIVSSVLILLLLTITFFPGLFTSANPAYGDLAKHYLQKPQLGKVFSAEWLGYDQQGRSVYARLIHGARASIAVGFGTTLIVTVTGGLIGMIAGYFGGIVDSVLSRLVDVFFGIPFLLGTMVVLNSFQNRTIWVVMGALGFFGWTQLARVMRGAVITTKQSDYVQAAKALGASTPRILFRHILPNTLAPVIVVATISLGVYIGAEATLSFLGLGLNGVSWGNDISDGGSQIRVAQWIMLYPSIMLTITVLAFIMLGEAVRNALDPKTR, from the coding sequence ATGCCTGACCTGACCAAAACCGATGTCGCCGCGCCCGACGACGTCAACGCGGCCGACCGCGCCCCGCAACCGGTCGAGGCCGAGAAGGCCCGCAGTCTGTGGGGCGACGCCTGGCAGGACCTGCGGCGCAACAAGGTCTTCATCGTCTCGTCGGTGCTGATCCTGCTGCTGCTGACGATCACGTTCTTCCCCGGCCTGTTCACCAGCGCCAACCCGGCCTACGGCGATCTGGCCAAGCACTACCTGCAGAAGCCGCAGCTCGGAAAGGTCTTCTCGGCCGAATGGCTGGGCTACGACCAGCAGGGCCGCAGCGTCTACGCCCGGCTCATCCACGGTGCCCGTGCCTCCATCGCGGTCGGCTTCGGCACCACGCTCATCGTGACCGTCACGGGCGGCCTGATCGGCATGATCGCCGGTTACTTCGGCGGGATCGTCGACTCGGTCCTGTCGCGCCTCGTGGACGTGTTCTTCGGTATCCCGTTCCTGCTGGGTACCATGGTCGTCCTCAACTCCTTCCAGAACCGGACGATCTGGGTCGTCATGGGCGCCCTGGGCTTCTTCGGCTGGACCCAGCTGGCCCGCGTCATGCGCGGTGCGGTGATCACCACCAAGCAGTCCGACTACGTCCAGGCGGCGAAGGCGCTGGGTGCGAGCACCCCGCGCATCCTGTTCCGGCACATCCTGCCGAACACCCTGGCCCCGGTGATCGTCGTCGCGACCATCTCGCTCGGCGTCTACATCGGCGCGGAGGCTACCCTGTCGTTCCTGGGTCTCGGCCTCAACGGCGTCTCGTGGGGCAACGACATCTCCGACGGCGGCTCCCAGATCCGGGTGGCCCAGTGGATCATGCTCTACCCGTCGATCATGCTCACCATCACGGTGCTGGCGTTCATCATGCTCGGCGAAGCGGTCCGCAACGCCCTTGACCCGAAGACACGCTGA
- a CDS encoding ABC transporter permease has protein sequence MGRYVARRLLQMIPVFFGTTLLIFLMVYALPGDPVQGLFGDKGGSPQVIAALRHEYGLDQNIFVQYFNYMKGIILHADFGTQIASGRPVTDVLGDAFPVTLRLGGFAFAIEIVIGVSLGVFAGLHAGRAADTAVLLITLLLISVPVFVLGFLLKWIFADELQLLEPNVNDPTNYGQLLMPAIVLATASLAYVSRLTRTSIAENMRADYVRTAIAKGLPRRRVVTVHLMRNSMIPVVTYLGTDIGGLLGGAVITEGIFNIQGIGGTIYQSIIRREGTTLVGLVTILVLVYLVASLLVDLLYAVLDPRIRYA, from the coding sequence ATGGGGCGCTACGTCGCACGACGACTGCTCCAGATGATCCCGGTGTTCTTCGGGACGACCCTGCTGATCTTTCTGATGGTCTACGCGCTGCCCGGTGACCCGGTCCAAGGGCTGTTCGGCGACAAGGGCGGCAGCCCTCAGGTGATCGCCGCGCTGCGGCACGAGTACGGCCTGGATCAGAACATCTTTGTGCAGTACTTCAATTACATGAAGGGCATCATCCTGCACGCCGACTTCGGCACGCAGATCGCCAGCGGACGCCCCGTCACCGACGTGCTCGGCGACGCCTTCCCGGTGACCCTGCGCCTGGGTGGTTTCGCCTTCGCCATTGAGATCGTCATCGGGGTCAGCCTCGGAGTATTCGCCGGCCTGCACGCCGGGCGCGCCGCCGACACCGCGGTGCTGCTGATCACGCTGCTGCTGATCTCGGTCCCGGTGTTCGTCCTCGGCTTCCTCCTCAAGTGGATCTTCGCAGACGAACTCCAGTTGCTGGAACCGAACGTCAACGACCCCACGAACTACGGTCAGTTGCTGATGCCGGCCATAGTCCTGGCCACGGCGTCGCTCGCCTATGTGTCCCGGCTGACCCGAACGTCGATCGCGGAGAACATGCGTGCCGACTACGTCCGTACGGCGATCGCGAAGGGCCTGCCCCGGCGCCGGGTGGTGACCGTCCACCTGATGCGCAACTCGATGATCCCCGTGGTCACCTACCTGGGCACGGACATCGGCGGCCTGCTCGGCGGTGCCGTCATCACCGAGGGCATCTTCAACATCCAGGGCATCGGCGGCACGATCTACCAGTCGATCATCCGCCGGGAAGGCACCACCCTGGTGGGCCTGGTCACCATCCTCGTGCTCGTGTACCTCGTTGCCAGCCTCCTTGTCGACCTGCTTTACGCGGTCCTTGACCCGAGGATTCGCTATGCCTGA
- a CDS encoding peptide ABC transporter substrate-binding protein: protein MRGARSAKWVAIAAVVALSATACGGGSGDGGSDGGNKAAIDPNGTFTVESGEPENPLQPANTMESYGSIVINSLFTGLVDYDSSGKIVYMNAESVDTKDSKTFTVKLKSGWKFHDGTPVTAESYVKAWNWAAAPANKQTNSFWFSDIKGYDQVAPESGAPKAKELSGLKVVDDTTFTIELTKAIPYFVYKLGYQVFSPLPESFYADPKAAGEKPIGNGPYKFVSWDHKKAITVAKNADYKGSNAAKNGGVVFKNYSTPETAYEDLKSGNLDVITQVAPKDLPVYKQDLGDRAVDQAYSAIQSIAPAFYSKQFKDINPKVIQGLSRAIDRDTITKTVLQGTREPATGWVAKGVLGYEPDAAGDVTKYDPAAAKALIKEGGGVPGNAITIQFNADGGHKEWVEAVCNSITNATGVKCSGDSKADFQADLQARKAKEVKSFYRSGWVLDFPMNANFIRDLFGTKSDGNQSGFSNKTLDASIAAADSAPTLDESVKKYQEIEKQLPNYMPSIPLWYYKINAGYSEKVSGVQFGQDGDPILTGVQVKKK from the coding sequence ATGCGCGGTGCCAGAAGCGCCAAGTGGGTCGCGATAGCTGCGGTTGTGGCACTGAGTGCGACGGCCTGCGGCGGTGGCAGCGGTGACGGCGGCAGTGACGGTGGCAACAAGGCCGCGATCGACCCGAACGGTACGTTCACGGTCGAGTCCGGTGAGCCGGAGAACCCGCTGCAGCCGGCCAACACCATGGAGTCCTACGGCAGCATCGTGATCAACTCGTTGTTCACCGGCCTGGTGGACTACGACTCGAGCGGCAAGATCGTCTACATGAACGCCGAGTCGGTGGACACCAAGGACAGCAAGACCTTCACGGTCAAGCTCAAGTCCGGCTGGAAGTTCCACGACGGCACCCCGGTCACCGCCGAGTCCTACGTCAAGGCCTGGAACTGGGCCGCGGCCCCGGCCAACAAGCAGACCAACAGCTTCTGGTTCTCGGACATCAAGGGCTACGACCAGGTCGCCCCCGAGTCGGGTGCCCCCAAGGCCAAGGAGCTGTCCGGCCTTAAGGTCGTCGACGACACCACCTTCACCATCGAGCTGACCAAGGCGATTCCGTACTTCGTCTACAAGCTCGGGTACCAGGTCTTCTCCCCGCTTCCCGAGTCGTTCTACGCGGACCCCAAGGCGGCCGGCGAGAAGCCGATCGGTAACGGCCCGTACAAGTTCGTCAGCTGGGACCACAAGAAGGCGATCACGGTCGCCAAGAACGCCGACTACAAGGGTTCGAACGCGGCGAAGAACGGTGGCGTGGTCTTCAAGAACTACTCCACCCCCGAGACGGCGTACGAGGACCTGAAGTCCGGCAACCTGGACGTCATCACCCAGGTCGCGCCGAAGGACCTGCCGGTCTACAAGCAGGACCTCGGCGACCGCGCTGTGGACCAGGCCTACTCGGCGATCCAGAGCATCGCGCCGGCCTTCTACTCGAAGCAGTTCAAGGACATCAACCCGAAGGTCATCCAGGGCCTGTCGAGGGCGATCGACCGCGACACCATCACCAAGACCGTGCTCCAGGGCACCCGTGAGCCCGCCACCGGCTGGGTGGCGAAGGGCGTTCTCGGCTACGAGCCGGACGCCGCGGGTGACGTCACCAAGTACGACCCGGCTGCGGCCAAGGCGCTCATCAAGGAGGGTGGCGGCGTTCCGGGCAACGCCATCACCATCCAGTTCAACGCCGACGGCGGTCACAAGGAGTGGGTGGAGGCGGTCTGCAACTCGATCACCAACGCCACCGGTGTCAAGTGCTCCGGCGACTCGAAGGCCGACTTCCAGGCCGACCTCCAGGCCCGTAAGGCGAAGGAAGTCAAGTCCTTCTACCGCTCGGGCTGGGTGCTGGACTTCCCGATGAACGCCAACTTCATCCGGGACCTGTTCGGCACCAAGTCGGACGGTAACCAGAGCGGCTTCTCCAACAAGACGCTCGACGCGTCGATCGCCGCCGCCGACAGCGCTCCCACGCTGGACGAGTCCGTGAAGAAGTACCAGGAGATCGAGAAGCAGCTCCCGAACTACATGCCGAGCATTCCGCTCTGGTACTACAAGATCAACGCGGGCTACTCGGAGAAGGTCTCGGGCGTCCAGTTCGGCCAGGACGGCGACCCCATCCTGACCGGCGTCCAGGTCAAGAAGAAGTAA